Proteins encoded within one genomic window of Lagenorhynchus albirostris chromosome 9, mLagAlb1.1, whole genome shotgun sequence:
- the MRGPRD gene encoding mas-related G-protein coupled receptor member D, producing MVVSELKIEKSDFGEIEVAGICEMEMNKTLNSGQTPAANWNRPGVHVLGTAHWVLGALVMFTCVGSIMGNGLVVWLLGFHGQRGPYKVCILHLAVADLLVLQVAGLSLLTAISTQRCLSVLLPVWYKCHRPRHLPGTVCVPLWAPSLPLSTLASLCGSFWHRDKWQCFTVDLIVSILITGTFTPAMATASLTLCTQVQRSSQRRRPTRLYVAILASVLVFVCVLPLGVSGFLLYWLDLPQRMKTLFGRFARLSLSSGRPSLREPLGAVLRRALWKEPELEEGQTLSTGTNDEAGV from the exons ATGGTGGTCTCCGAGTTAAAGATAGAGAAGTCAGACTTTGGGGAGATTGAAGTGGCTGGAATTTGTGAGATGGA GATGAACAAGACTCTGAACAGCGGCCAGACCCCGGCAGCAAACTGGAACCGCCCCGGGGTGCACGTGCTGGGCACGGCCCACTGGGTGCTGGGCGCCCTGGTCATGTTCACCTGTGTGGGCAGCATCATGGGCAACGGCCTGGTGGTCTGGCTGCTGGGCTTCCATGGGCAGAGGGGTCCCTACAAAGTCTGCATCCTCCACCTGGCCGTGGCCGACCTCCTCGTCCTCCAG GTGGCTGGCCTGAGCCTGCTGACGGCCATCAGCACGCAGCGCTGcctctctgtcctcctccccGTCTGGTACAAGTGTCACCGGCCCCGGCACCTGCCGGGCACGGTGTGCGTCCCGCTCTGGGCGCCGTCCCTCCCGCTGAGCACACTGGCCTCGCTCTGCGGCAGCTTCTGGCACCGGGACAAATGGCAGTGCTTCACGGTGGACCTGATCGTCAGCATCCTCATCACAGGGACCTTCACGCCTGCGATGGCCACGGCCAGCCTCACCCTCTGCACGCAGGTGCAGAGGAGCTCCCAGCGGCGCCGGCCCACGCGGCTGTACGTGGCCATCCTGGCCTCCGTCCTGGTGTTCGTCTGCGTCCTGCCCCTCGGCGTCTCCGGGTTCCTTCTCTACTGGCTGGACCTGCCCCAGCGGATGAAGACTCTGTTCGGTCGCTTCGCCCGCCTCTCCCTGTCC TCGGGGCGGCCGAGCCTGCGGGAGCCCCTGGGGGCCGTGCTGCGCAGGGCGCTGTGGAAGGAGCCCgagctggaggaggggcagaCGCTCTCCACTGGCACCAACGACGAGGCGGGGGTCTGA